A region of the Streptomyces durocortorensis genome:
CGGGCAGACCCATCAGGGCCCGGATGGCGGGGCGGACGAACAGCTCGAAGGAGACGTAGCTGGAGACCGGATTGCCCGGCAGGGCCAGCAGCGGGGTGTGGTCCGGGCCGATCGAGCCGAAGCCCTGGGGCTTGCCCGGCTGCATGGCCAGCTTGCGGAACTCGACCCCGCCGCCCGCCTCGTCCTCGTCCCCGACGGAGGACAGCGCCTCCTTGACCACGTCGTACGCACCGACGCTGACGCCGCCCGTGGTGACGACGATGTCCGCACGGATCAGCTGGTCCTCGATGGTGGCGCGCAGCGTCTCGGCGTCGTCGGCCACCGCGCCGACCCGGTAGGCGATGGCCCCGGCGTCCCGGGCGGCGGCGGTCAGCGCGAAGCTGTTGGAGTCGTAGATCTGGCCGCTCGTCAGCTCCTCGCCGGGCTGGACCAGTTCGCTGCCGGTGGAGAGCACGACCACGCGCGGGCGGGGCCGTACGACCACGGTGGAGCAGCCGATCGCCGCGAGCAGCCCGATCTGCGGCGGGCCGACGACAGACCCGGCCCGCAGGGCCAGATCGCCCGGGCGGACGTCGCTGCCGCGCTCGCGGACATGGGCGCCCGCCGTGACGGGACGGTGGACGCGGACCTCGCCGGTGGCGCCCTCCGGGGCGTCGGAGTGGGCGCGCATGGCGGCGGCGGGGCCCTCGCCCGTACCCCCGTCCGTCCACTCGACCGGGACCACGGCCTCCGCACCGGCGGGCAGCGGGGCGCCCGTCATGATGCGGGCGGCCTGTCCCGGTCCCACGACCTGGTCGTCGGCGAGCCCGGCGCTGCCCGCGGCCACGTCACCGATGACGGTGAGCACCGCGGGGAACTCCTCGCTGGCGCCCTCGACATCGGCGATCCGGACCGCGTAGCCGTCCATGGAGCTGTTGTCGAAGGGCGGCAGGGCCACCTCCACCACGACGTCCTTCACCAGGACGCAGCCCTGGGCGTCGGGCAGCTGGAGCTCGATGGGTTCGAGCGGCCTCACCGAGGCGAGGATGTCGTCCAGATGCTCGTCGACCGACCAGATCGTGCTGCTCACGGGGTTACATCTCCTCGGTGACGTACTTACGCAGCCAGGTCCGGAAGTCCGGCCCCAGGTCTTCACGTTCGCACGCCAGTCTGACAATGGCACGCAGGTAGTCACTGCGGTCGCCGGTGTCATAGCGGCGACCCTTGAAGACGACGCCGTGCACGGGGCCGCCGATCTCCTCGTCCGCGGCGAGCAGCTGGAGGGCGTCGGTGAGCTGGATCTCGCCGCCGCGGCCCGGCTCGGTGTGTCGCAGTATGTCGAAGACCGCGGGGTCCAGGACGTACCGGCCGATGATGGCGAGGTTACTGGGGGCGTCGGCCGGGTCCGGTTTCTCGACCAGGCCGGTGACCCGGACGACGTCGCCGTCGACGGTCGCGTCCGCGGCCGCGCAGCCGTACAGATGGATCTGCGCGGGGTCGACCTCCATCAGTGCCACGACACTGCCGCCCTCGCGCTCCTGGACCTCCACCATCCGGGCAAGGAGTGCATCGCGCGGGTCGATCAGGTCGTCGCCGAGGAGCACCGCGAAGGGCTGGTCGCCCACGTGCGGGGCGGCGCAGAGCACGGCGTGGCCGAGGCCGCGCGGGTCGCCCTGACGCACGTAGTGCATGGTGGCCAGGTCGCTGGACTCCTGGACCTTGGCGAGGCGTTCGGCGTCTCCCTTGCGGGTGAGCGCGGACTCCAGCTCGTAGTTGCGGTCGAAGTGGTCCTCAAGGGGGCGCTTGTTACGGCCGGTGATCATCAGGACGTCGGAGAGACCCGCCGCGACGGCCTCCTCGACGACATACTGGATGGCCGGCTTGTCGACGACAGGCAGCATCTCCTTGGGAGTGGCCTTCGTGGCGGGCAGGAACCGGGTACCGAGACCTGCTGCCGGGATGACGGCCTTGCTGATCCTGGAGGGCGACTGATTCATGTGCAGACCTTAACGGCTGCACCCCACCAGAAGCTGATCTTCCGGTTAACTTTGCCCTTAAATATGCCCATACGAGAACCGTGCGAGTCTCCATTGAACACCGACAAACCCGGAAAGACGTCCGCGAAGGCCGCCCTGCGGCGCGAACTGCTCGACGCGCGGGCCCTCCTGACGAAGGAGGACGTCACCCGGGCCGCCGCGGTTCTCGCCGCCTGCGCCCTGGACCTGCCCCAACTGGCCGACGCCCGGACGGTCGCCGCGTACGTCTCCGTGGGGCGCGA
Encoded here:
- the glp gene encoding molybdotransferase-like divisome protein Glp, which encodes MSSTIWSVDEHLDDILASVRPLEPIELQLPDAQGCVLVKDVVVEVALPPFDNSSMDGYAVRIADVEGASEEFPAVLTVIGDVAAGSAGLADDQVVGPGQAARIMTGAPLPAGAEAVVPVEWTDGGTGEGPAAAMRAHSDAPEGATGEVRVHRPVTAGAHVRERGSDVRPGDLALRAGSVVGPPQIGLLAAIGCSTVVVRPRPRVVVLSTGSELVQPGEELTSGQIYDSNSFALTAAARDAGAIAYRVGAVADDAETLRATIEDQLIRADIVVTTGGVSVGAYDVVKEALSSVGDEDEAGGGVEFRKLAMQPGKPQGFGSIGPDHTPLLALPGNPVSSYVSFELFVRPAIRALMGLPDVHRPTARAVLSAEKALTSPDGRRQFLRGTYDAEAGTVTPVGGSGSHLIAALAQADALIVVPESITSVEPGAETDVILLR
- the galU gene encoding UTP--glucose-1-phosphate uridylyltransferase GalU, whose protein sequence is MNQSPSRISKAVIPAAGLGTRFLPATKATPKEMLPVVDKPAIQYVVEEAVAAGLSDVLMITGRNKRPLEDHFDRNYELESALTRKGDAERLAKVQESSDLATMHYVRQGDPRGLGHAVLCAAPHVGDQPFAVLLGDDLIDPRDALLARMVEVQEREGGSVVALMEVDPAQIHLYGCAAADATVDGDVVRVTGLVEKPDPADAPSNLAIIGRYVLDPAVFDILRHTEPGRGGEIQLTDALQLLAADEEIGGPVHGVVFKGRRYDTGDRSDYLRAIVRLACEREDLGPDFRTWLRKYVTEEM